In Terriglobales bacterium, one genomic interval encodes:
- the moaD gene encoding molybdopterin converting factor subunit 1, with protein MKVKVLLFANLRERIGTAAEVVEIPDSASTVAGLRMHLMRRGGAWQEALADMKVVRVAVNQDMAGANAPLNPGDEVAFFPPVTGG; from the coding sequence GTGAAAGTGAAAGTCCTCCTGTTCGCGAACCTGCGCGAGCGCATCGGCACCGCGGCCGAGGTGGTCGAGATCCCCGATTCGGCGAGCACGGTGGCCGGGCTGCGCATGCACCTCATGCGCCGCGGCGGCGCGTGGCAGGAAGCGCTCGCCGACATGAAGGTGGTGCGCGTGGCGGTCAACCAGGACATGGCGGGCGCCAACGCGCCGCTCAACCCGGGCGACGAGGTCGCTTTTTTCCCACCCGTG